In Thunnus thynnus chromosome 13, fThuThy2.1, whole genome shotgun sequence, the following proteins share a genomic window:
- the LOC137196210 gene encoding trypsin-10-like: MKSLIPLLVLASAVAGAVDIQKRVLNGKDCGEDQGRHYVVLAKKKNDFYTRFCGGNLIGPDWVLTAGHCDKGDFYVILGKHPTKQGTPMQITTGNVKHVYNADGHDHDIMLLKLPQTAPQGLPTIQLPDVTCSSPTVNGDTYTIMGWSFTAYDAATETYQEKADKLQCGNVQLHATCTGRNLHANIPKADYKWKGQHMLCSHEPNACKSCPGDSGGSLVKDGRLYGVTVSSTDPGTGWTFYMDVCAYRQWIHTETGI, encoded by the exons ATGAAGAGTTTGATCCCTCTGCTCGTCTTGGCGTCAGCAG TTGCTGGTGCTGTGGACATCCAGAAAAGGGTATTAAATGGAAAGGATTGCGGTGAAGACCAGGGTCGGCACTACGTGGTCCTGGCgaagaagaaaaatgatttttacaccAGGTTCTGTGGAGGGAATCTGATTGGTCCAGACTGGGTCCTCACTGCTGGACACTGTGATAAAGG gGACTTTTATGTGATTTTGGGCAAACATCCAACCAAACAGGGAACACCGATGCAGATCACTACAGGGAATGTAAAGCATGTCTATAACGCTGATGGTCACGATCATGACATCATGCTTCTTAAACTGCCCCAAACTGCCCCTCAGGGACTTCCCACCATCCAACTCCCTGATGTTACATGTTCATCACCTACTGTTAATGGCGATACCTACACTATTATGGGATGGTCCTTCACAGCTTATGATGCTGCTACTGAGACAT ACCAGGAGAAAGCAGACAAACTGCAGTGTGGAAACGTTCAACTGCATGCAACCTGCACTGGTCGTAACCTGCATGCCAATATCCCTAAAGCTGATTATAAATGGAAAGGACAACATATGCTGTGCTCCCATGAACCCAACGCATGTAAGAGCTGCCCA GGGGATTCTGGCGGCAGTCTGGTGAAGGATGGTCGTCTGTATGGAGTGACTGTTAGTAGTACTGACCCTGGCACAGGGTGGACTTTCTACATGGACGTCTGTGCCTACAGGCAGTGGATTCACACTGAAACTGGCATCTAA